In a single window of the Cupriavidus basilensis genome:
- a CDS encoding SDR family oxidoreductase — protein MNLQTAFVTGATGLLGNNLVRELQGRGVAVKALVRSEQKARQQFGDLAGVEFVVGDMADVKAFAPAMHGCDVVFHTAAFFRDNYKGGSHWETLRRINVDGTAALIAQAYAAGVRRFVQTSSIAVLNGAPGSVIDETHVREPGDADDYYRSKILGDRAVLAFLEKAPEMHATFVLPGWMWGPGDIGPTSAGQVALDTAMRRLPGLVPGSFSVVDARDVAQAHIAAALRGRRGERYLAAGRHMTMRELIPLIGHTAGVATPKRALPVPLLFALACVQEIYARITGKPILLSLATVRLMVKEADRTRFSHAKSEGELGLGFRPVDHTVRDVIAWYRAHGWLPASA, from the coding sequence ATGAACTTGCAAACCGCTTTCGTGACCGGTGCCACCGGTCTGCTCGGCAACAACCTTGTCCGCGAACTGCAGGGCCGCGGTGTCGCGGTCAAGGCGCTGGTGCGCTCGGAGCAGAAGGCCAGGCAGCAATTCGGCGATCTCGCGGGTGTGGAGTTCGTGGTTGGCGACATGGCCGATGTCAAGGCGTTCGCCCCGGCCATGCACGGCTGCGATGTGGTGTTCCATACCGCCGCATTCTTCCGCGACAACTACAAGGGCGGGAGTCACTGGGAAACGCTCAGGCGCATCAATGTCGACGGCACGGCTGCCCTGATCGCGCAGGCCTACGCGGCAGGCGTGCGCCGCTTCGTGCAGACCTCGTCCATCGCCGTGCTCAACGGCGCGCCGGGTTCGGTGATCGATGAAACGCACGTGCGCGAACCTGGCGACGCCGATGACTACTATCGCAGCAAGATCCTGGGCGATCGCGCCGTCCTGGCTTTCCTCGAGAAGGCCCCTGAGATGCATGCCACGTTCGTGCTGCCCGGCTGGATGTGGGGGCCGGGCGATATCGGGCCGACGTCAGCCGGACAAGTCGCGCTCGATACGGCAATGCGCCGATTGCCGGGCCTGGTGCCAGGGAGCTTTTCCGTGGTCGACGCCCGCGATGTCGCGCAGGCGCATATCGCTGCGGCGCTGCGCGGGCGGCGTGGCGAGCGCTATCTCGCGGCGGGCCGGCATATGACCATGCGCGAACTGATCCCGCTGATCGGACACACCGCGGGGGTGGCAACGCCCAAGCGCGCGCTGCCCGTGCCGTTGTTGTTTGCGCTGGCCTGCGTGCAGGAAATCTACGCCCGGATCACCGGCAAGCCGATCCTGCTCAGCCTGGCAACCGTGCGGCTGATGGTGAAGGAAGCGGACCGGACCCGCTTTAGCCATGCCAAAAGCGAGGGCGAGCTAGGCCTGGGCTTCCGGCCCGTGGATCACACGGTTCGCGATGTCATTGCCTGGTATCGGGCGCACGGATGGCTGCCGGCCTCGGCGTGA
- a CDS encoding D-amino acid aminotransferase, translating to MNEEIVYLNGELTPLSEARVPVLDRGFIFGDGVYEVVPIYAGKPFRLPQHLARLARSLDTIGIPNPHTDAQWMALIDRVVQANGLADQMVYIQVTRGVARRTHAFPKTVTPTVLIMTNPMSLPSAAMREKGVACVTAQDKRWLHCQVKSTSLLGNVLAAQNAVENDATETIQFRDGMLTEASASNVWVVSKGRVSAPPKDNLILEGIRYGWMEELCAALDISLDARRISQDEVMGADEVLLTSASKEILPVVTIDGKTIGDGVPGPVFKKLYAAYQDAKAARSPA from the coding sequence ATGAACGAAGAAATCGTCTATCTCAACGGCGAGCTCACGCCTTTGTCCGAAGCCCGCGTCCCCGTGCTGGATCGCGGCTTTATCTTTGGCGATGGCGTGTATGAAGTGGTCCCCATCTATGCCGGCAAGCCGTTCCGCCTGCCGCAGCACCTGGCGCGGCTGGCGCGCAGCCTGGACACCATCGGCATCCCCAACCCGCACACCGACGCGCAGTGGATGGCGCTGATCGACCGCGTGGTGCAGGCCAACGGCCTTGCCGACCAGATGGTGTACATCCAGGTCACGCGCGGCGTGGCGCGGCGCACCCATGCCTTCCCCAAGACGGTGACGCCGACGGTGCTCATCATGACCAACCCGATGTCGCTGCCCTCGGCGGCCATGCGCGAGAAGGGCGTGGCCTGCGTGACAGCGCAGGACAAACGCTGGCTGCACTGCCAGGTGAAATCCACCTCGCTGCTGGGCAATGTGCTGGCAGCGCAGAACGCGGTGGAGAACGACGCCACCGAAACCATCCAGTTCCGCGACGGGATGCTGACCGAGGCCTCCGCGTCCAACGTCTGGGTGGTCAGCAAGGGCCGGGTCTCGGCGCCGCCGAAGGACAACCTGATCCTGGAAGGGATCCGCTACGGCTGGATGGAGGAGCTGTGCGCGGCGCTGGATATCTCGCTGGACGCGCGCCGCATTTCGCAGGACGAGGTGATGGGCGCGGATGAGGTGTTGCTGACCTCGGCCAGCAAGGAGATCCTGCCGGTGGTCACCATCGACGGCAAGACCATCGGCGACGGCGTGCCCGGTCCGGTGTTCAAGAAGCTGTACGCCGCGTATCAGGACGCCAAGGCGGCGCGCAGCCCGGCATGA
- the msuE gene encoding FMN reductase: MARPLNVVAVNGSAQQPSRTLALVQALLDELAGRLLLQTRIVNLGDIARPLGAALSRAELPAEIESEIAAIESADLLVVAAPVYRGSYPGHFKHLFDLVGQDALIDKPVLLAATGGSDRHALVLEHQLRPLFGFLQALTLPIGVYGSPGDFQNYQVSSPALAERIRLAADRAAPLFGASRLPLQRAA, from the coding sequence ATGGCTAGACCGCTGAACGTGGTTGCCGTCAACGGCAGCGCGCAGCAGCCTTCGCGCACGCTGGCGCTGGTGCAGGCGTTGCTTGATGAACTGGCGGGCAGGCTGCTGTTGCAGACCCGGATCGTCAACCTGGGCGATATCGCCCGCCCGCTAGGCGCGGCGCTGTCGCGCGCTGAACTGCCCGCGGAGATTGAAAGCGAGATCGCCGCGATCGAGTCCGCCGATCTGCTGGTGGTGGCGGCGCCCGTCTACCGCGGGTCTTATCCCGGCCATTTCAAGCACCTCTTCGACCTGGTCGGGCAGGACGCGCTGATCGACAAGCCGGTGCTGCTGGCGGCCACCGGCGGCAGCGACCGGCATGCGCTGGTGCTGGAGCATCAGCTACGGCCGCTGTTCGGTTTCCTGCAGGCGCTGACGCTGCCGATCGGCGTGTATGGCAGCCCGGGGGACTTCCAGAACTACCAGGTCAGCAGCCCGGCGCTGGCGGAGCGCATCCGGCTGGCAGCGGACCGCGCGGCGCCGCTGTTCGGCGCGAGCCGGCTACCGCTGCAGCGCGCTGCGTGA
- a CDS encoding isocitrate/isopropylmalate dehydrogenase family protein: MEQPARNQIPATLIPGDGIGPEVVQATVKVLDALGAPFSWDVQQAGMAGIDQGGDPLPEATLESIRRTGLALKGPLTTPVGGGFRSVNVRLREAFNLFANVRPARTLVPGRFEDIDLVLVRENVGGFYVAHDYYIAVGDDPHAVAVSTGTNTRDACRRIARFAFEYAVKNQRKKITVVHKANILKALTGIFLEAAREVAQDYAGRVEMDDRIVDACAMQLVLNPWQFDMLLCTNLFGDILSDQIAGLVGGLGMAPGANIGETAAIFEAVHGSAPDIAGKGIANPISLMLAAGLMLEHVGRQDLAVRLRQAIDLALNQDQVKTGDLKGSASTLQFAEAVIKRLG; this comes from the coding sequence ATGGAACAACCAGCACGCAATCAGATCCCCGCCACCCTGATCCCGGGCGACGGCATTGGCCCGGAAGTGGTGCAAGCCACCGTCAAGGTGCTGGATGCGCTGGGCGCGCCGTTTTCCTGGGATGTGCAGCAGGCTGGCATGGCGGGCATCGACCAGGGCGGCGATCCGCTGCCGGAGGCCACCCTCGAGAGCATCCGCCGCACGGGCCTGGCGCTCAAGGGCCCGCTGACCACGCCGGTGGGCGGGGGCTTCCGCTCTGTCAACGTGCGGCTGCGCGAAGCCTTCAACCTCTTTGCCAACGTACGGCCCGCGCGCACGCTGGTGCCGGGCCGCTTCGAGGATATCGACTTGGTGCTGGTGCGCGAGAACGTGGGCGGCTTCTATGTCGCGCACGATTACTACATCGCCGTGGGCGATGACCCGCACGCGGTGGCTGTGTCCACCGGGACCAATACGCGCGACGCCTGTCGGCGCATCGCCCGTTTTGCGTTCGAGTATGCGGTCAAGAACCAGCGCAAGAAGATCACCGTGGTGCACAAGGCCAATATCCTGAAGGCGCTGACCGGCATTTTCCTGGAGGCCGCGCGCGAGGTGGCGCAGGACTATGCGGGCCGCGTGGAGATGGATGATCGCATCGTCGATGCCTGCGCCATGCAGCTCGTGCTCAATCCCTGGCAGTTCGACATGTTGCTCTGTACCAACCTGTTCGGCGACATCCTGTCCGATCAGATCGCTGGCCTTGTCGGCGGGCTGGGCATGGCGCCGGGCGCCAATATCGGCGAGACGGCGGCCATCTTCGAAGCCGTGCACGGCTCCGCGCCGGACATCGCCGGCAAGGGCATCGCCAACCCGATCTCGCTGATGCTGGCCGCCGGCCTGATGCTCGAGCATGTGGGCCGCCAGGACCTGGCGGTGCGGCTGCGCCAGGCGATCGACCTGGCGCTCAACCAGGATCAGGTGAAAACCGGCGACCTTAAGGGCTCGGCCTCGACCTTGCAGTTTGCCGAGGCGGTGATCAAGCGGCTGGGATAA
- a CDS encoding alpha/beta fold hydrolase yields the protein MQTSEPYVHFRLNSNDDHKIEVHRWQGGAAPRAIVQIAHGMGEHARRYRPLADALVRAGYVVYASEHRGHGADAAAQDKLGDFGPRGFAALADDMAVLSRHARAQHPGVPLILFGHSMGSFAAQCYLVEHSALLDGVSLSGTTAVDLMLAAAQAGFKLEDMNAGVPDSRTPFDWLSRDPAQVDAYIADPLCGFTVTPASRASMFTECARLAEPETLRRIRPALPMYLFTGDSDPVNNHLAWFEPLVSRYRAAGQADVSSHVFGGARHETLNETNREEVVAVFIAWIERVVSSR from the coding sequence ATGCAGACATCGGAACCCTACGTCCACTTTCGTCTCAATTCGAATGACGATCACAAGATCGAGGTCCACCGCTGGCAGGGCGGCGCCGCGCCGCGTGCCATAGTCCAGATCGCGCATGGCATGGGCGAGCACGCGCGGCGTTACCGGCCCCTGGCTGACGCGCTGGTGCGTGCGGGCTATGTGGTCTACGCCAGCGAGCATCGCGGACACGGCGCCGATGCAGCCGCGCAGGACAAGCTTGGCGACTTCGGCCCGCGTGGCTTCGCCGCGCTGGCGGACGATATGGCCGTGCTCAGCCGGCACGCACGCGCGCAGCATCCCGGGGTGCCGCTGATCCTGTTTGGCCACAGCATGGGCTCGTTCGCGGCGCAGTGCTACCTGGTTGAGCACAGCGCGCTGCTCGACGGCGTGTCGCTGTCGGGCACCACCGCGGTGGACCTGATGCTGGCAGCCGCGCAGGCGGGATTCAAGCTGGAAGACATGAATGCCGGGGTGCCGGATAGCCGCACGCCATTCGACTGGCTCAGCCGTGACCCCGCCCAGGTGGATGCGTATATCGCCGATCCTTTGTGCGGGTTCACCGTGACGCCGGCTTCGCGCGCCTCGATGTTCACCGAATGCGCGCGCCTGGCCGAGCCGGAGACGCTGCGCCGCATCCGTCCCGCGTTGCCGATGTACCTGTTCACCGGCGATTCCGATCCGGTCAACAATCACCTGGCATGGTTCGAGCCGCTGGTCAGCCGCTACCGGGCGGCAGGGCAGGCCGACGTGTCATCCCACGTGTTCGGCGGGGCGCGGCATGAGACGTTGAACGAGACCAACCGCGAGGAAGTGGTCGCGGTGTTCATCGCGTGGATCGAGCGGGTGGTGTCAAGCCGCTGA
- a CDS encoding 3-oxoacid CoA-transferase subunit B: MKRWSREQIARRAAQDIRPGAYVNLGIGLPTLVGDMIPREREVFLHSENGILHLGPRPPLGQENPDLINASKQPVTLQPGAAIFDSALSFAMMRGGHLDLAILGAYEVAENGDLANWSRGDPNTPPAVGGAMELAFGAREVWVLMEHTTRDARPRLLHRCRLPLTASGVVSRIYTDLAVMRVTPDGLLVEAMAEGMTLGELQVLTEARLLA; this comes from the coding sequence ATGAAGCGATGGAGCAGGGAACAGATCGCCCGGCGCGCGGCGCAGGACATCCGGCCAGGTGCCTACGTCAACCTGGGCATCGGCCTGCCGACGCTGGTCGGCGACATGATCCCGCGGGAGCGCGAGGTCTTCCTGCATAGCGAGAACGGCATCCTGCATCTCGGGCCACGCCCGCCGCTGGGCCAGGAGAACCCGGACCTGATCAATGCCAGCAAGCAGCCGGTGACGCTGCAGCCTGGCGCGGCCATCTTCGATTCCGCGCTGAGCTTCGCGATGATGCGCGGCGGCCACCTGGACCTCGCCATCCTTGGCGCCTATGAAGTGGCGGAGAACGGCGACCTGGCCAACTGGAGCCGCGGCGACCCGAACACGCCGCCCGCTGTGGGCGGCGCCATGGAGCTGGCCTTCGGCGCGCGCGAGGTCTGGGTGCTGATGGAACACACCACGCGCGACGCTCGCCCGCGCCTGTTGCACCGCTGCAGGCTGCCGTTGACGGCAAGCGGCGTCGTCAGCCGCATCTATACCGACCTGGCGGTGATGCGCGTGACGCCCGACGGCTTGCTGGTGGAGGCCATGGCCGAGGGCATGACCCTCGGCGAGTTGCAGGTGCTGACCGAGGCGCGGCTGCTAGCCTAG
- a CDS encoding 3-oxoacid CoA-transferase subunit A, which translates to MVNKRVASCAEAIADLRDGATVMVGGFGSAGLPDGLIAAVLAHGARDLTVISNNAGYDGEGVASLIEAGRMRKLVCSYPLTAGATAFRDAYRRGEVELELVAQGTLVERIRCAGAGLGGFYCPITAGTILAQGKDTREINGVLHVLELPLHADFALIRGRHADRLGNLDYHLAGRNFNPIMATAARVVVAEVEAMVEAGAMNPEHIVTPGIFVHRVVTANASQQQAGSQP; encoded by the coding sequence TTGGTCAACAAACGGGTAGCAAGCTGCGCAGAGGCTATCGCCGACCTGCGCGACGGCGCCACCGTGATGGTGGGCGGCTTCGGCAGCGCGGGCCTGCCCGACGGCCTGATCGCAGCGGTGCTGGCACATGGCGCGCGGGATCTCACGGTGATCTCCAACAACGCCGGCTACGACGGCGAAGGCGTGGCGAGCCTGATCGAAGCCGGGCGCATGCGCAAGCTGGTCTGCTCCTATCCGCTGACAGCAGGCGCCACGGCGTTCCGCGACGCTTACCGGCGCGGCGAGGTCGAGCTGGAACTGGTGGCGCAGGGCACGCTGGTAGAGCGCATTCGTTGCGCCGGAGCCGGGCTGGGCGGGTTCTACTGCCCCATCACTGCCGGGACCATCCTTGCCCAAGGCAAGGACACGCGGGAGATCAACGGTGTGCTGCACGTGCTGGAGCTGCCGCTGCATGCGGACTTTGCGCTGATTCGCGGACGTCATGCGGATCGCCTTGGCAACCTGGACTATCACCTGGCGGGCCGCAACTTCAACCCCATCATGGCCACGGCCGCGCGCGTGGTGGTGGCGGAGGTGGAGGCGATGGTCGAGGCCGGCGCGATGAACCCCGAACATATCGTGACGCCCGGCATCTTTGTCCACCGTGTCGTCACCGCTAACGCCAGCCAACAGCAAGCCGGGAGCCAGCCATGA
- a CDS encoding LysR substrate-binding domain-containing protein encodes MNLELRHYRYFAALAEELHFGRAAERLGISQPALSQQFRWIEQEAGAPLLSRSKRRIALTDVGAVFYEEAMGVLRQVQHAGLVTASASRGDVGGAAIGYVASAALSGLLPRLVYRFRQDHPAVRLAMREMDMPAQLEAVARGELDIGFIRPPLRSLPEGLALFGIASEAVVAALHATHALAGRARVDVAMLRDETFICTHTEHGTGFYAITLAICGNAGFQPRVEALSTQMATIISMVAAGFGVALIPASMRAFAPPDVVFKPLARNDVASQLAVVHRKNERSPTVLRLIERCREAKGAGRPPEAIVR; translated from the coding sequence ATGAACCTCGAACTCCGACACTACCGATACTTCGCCGCGCTGGCCGAGGAACTGCACTTTGGCCGCGCGGCGGAGCGCCTGGGCATATCGCAGCCGGCGCTGAGCCAGCAGTTCCGGTGGATCGAGCAAGAGGCGGGCGCGCCGCTGCTCTCGCGCAGCAAGCGCCGGATTGCGCTGACCGATGTGGGTGCGGTTTTTTACGAGGAAGCGATGGGTGTGCTGCGCCAGGTCCAGCATGCCGGGCTGGTCACGGCCAGCGCCAGCCGGGGTGATGTCGGCGGCGCTGCCATCGGGTATGTGGCATCGGCCGCGCTGTCAGGATTATTGCCACGGCTCGTCTATCGTTTTCGCCAGGACCATCCGGCCGTGCGGCTTGCCATGCGGGAGATGGACATGCCGGCCCAGCTCGAAGCGGTGGCACGCGGCGAACTCGATATCGGCTTTATCCGGCCACCGTTGCGGTCCCTGCCGGAAGGGCTGGCCTTGTTCGGCATCGCGTCAGAAGCCGTCGTGGCGGCCTTGCATGCCACCCATGCGCTGGCTGGCCGCGCTCGCGTCGACGTAGCCATGCTGCGCGACGAGACCTTTATCTGCACGCATACCGAGCACGGCACTGGCTTCTATGCCATCACGCTCGCCATCTGTGGCAATGCTGGCTTCCAGCCGCGCGTGGAGGCTCTGTCGACCCAGATGGCCACCATCATCAGCATGGTGGCGGCCGGGTTTGGCGTGGCGCTGATCCCCGCCTCGATGCGCGCGTTCGCCCCGCCAGACGTGGTATTCAAGCCGCTGGCCCGCAACGACGTGGCGTCGCAACTTGCCGTGGTCCATCGCAAGAACGAGCGCTCGCCCACCGTGCTGAGGCTGATCGAGCGCTGCCGCGAGGCGAAGGGGGCAGGGCGGCCGCCAGAGGCAATCGTGCGGTAA
- a CDS encoding ProQ/FinO family protein, translating into MGFEQLAALKAQLAQQAKPKPAAKPTRARPSAQAAQSKPVDPVVRNIGRLQKRFPLAFPKNPAPKRALKVGIFDDLLGYASELGLQEAELREAIKTWCRGARYKACLTEGAARVDLNGADAGSVTQAEATRFKK; encoded by the coding sequence ATGGGATTCGAACAACTTGCTGCGCTGAAAGCGCAGCTGGCGCAACAGGCCAAACCCAAGCCGGCGGCCAAGCCCACACGCGCCCGCCCATCCGCGCAAGCGGCCCAGTCGAAACCGGTGGATCCTGTTGTACGGAACATCGGGCGGCTTCAAAAGCGCTTCCCCCTCGCCTTCCCTAAGAACCCCGCGCCGAAGAGAGCGTTGAAGGTCGGCATCTTTGACGATCTGCTTGGCTACGCTAGCGAGCTGGGCTTGCAAGAGGCGGAGTTGCGCGAAGCCATCAAGACCTGGTGCCGTGGGGCCCGTTACAAGGCATGTCTCACGGAAGGCGCTGCGCGAGTCGACCTCAACGGGGCCGATGCAGGCTCTGTCACGCAAGCGGAAGCAACGCGCTTCAAGAAATAA